Proteins encoded within one genomic window of Glycine soja cultivar W05 chromosome 1, ASM419377v2, whole genome shotgun sequence:
- the LOC114407347 gene encoding 1-aminocyclopropane-1-carboxylate synthase 7-like, with protein sequence MGIEMEQPCVELSKVAVSETHGEDSPYFAGWKTYDENPYAELTNPSGVIQMGLAENQVSFDLLEKYLEEHSEASTWGKGAPGFRENALFQDYHGLKTFRTAMASFMEQVRGGRAKFDPQRVVLTAGATAANELLTFILANPGDALLVPTPYYPGFDRDLRWRTGVNIVPIHCDSSNNFQITPEALEAAYKDAEAMNSKVRGVLITNPSNPLGVTIPLSVLEEILDFVTRKNIHLVSDEIYSGSVFSSSEFFTSVAEVLEARQYRNAERVHIVYSLSKDLGLPGFRVGTIYSYNDKVVTTARRMSSFTLISSQTQHLLASMLSDKEFTENYIKTNRERLRKRNQMIIEGLRSAGIECLKGNAGLFCWMNLSPLLEKNKPKGREGELELWNAILHQVKLNISPGSSCHCSEPGWFRVCFANMSEQTLEIALQRIRHFVERIRTEKVFF encoded by the exons ATGGGTATTGAGATGGAGCAACCCTGTGTGGAGCTTTCAAAAGTTGCAGTTTCTGAAACTCACGGGGAAGATTCCCCTTATTTTGCTGGGTGGAAAACCTATGATGAGAACCCCTATGCTGAATTAACCAATCCCTCAGGAGTTATTCAAATGGGGTTGGCAGAAAATCAA GTTTCATTTGATTTGCTTGAAAAGTACTTGGAAGAGCATTCAGAGGCTTCCACATGGGGAAAAGGAGCTCCTGGCTTCAGAGAGAATGCTTTGTTTCAAGACTATCATGGGCTTAAAACCTTCAGAACAGCAATGGCAAGCTTCATGGAACAAGTGAGAGGTGGGAGAGCAAAATTTGACCCTCAAAGAGTAGTACTCACTGCTGGTGCAACTGCAGCCAACGAACTCTTAACCTTCATCCTCGCTAACCCAGGAGATGCTTTACTCGTTCCAACCCCTTACTATCCTGG atttgATAGAGATTTAAGGTGGAGAACTGGGGTAAACATAGTTCCCATCCACTGTGACAGCTCAAACAACTTCCAGATTACTCCTGAAGCCTTAGAGGCAGCATACAAAGATGCAGAAGCCATGAACTCCAAAGTGAGGGGAGTGCTAATCACAAACCCTTCAAACCCATTAGGTGTAACGATTCCACTTTCGGTTCTTGAGGAGATTCTTGACTTCGTGACTCGCAAGAACATCCATCTTGTCTCAGACGAAATCTACTCGGGCTCGGTTTTCTCTTCCTCGGAGTTCTTCACAAGCGTGGCAGAAGTCCTCGAGGCTCGCCAATACAGAAACGCTGAGAGAGTTCACATTGTCTATAGTCTCTCCAAAGACCTTGGCCTTCCTGGTTTCAGAGTTGGCACCATTTACTCATACAACGACAAGGTTGTGACCACGGCGAGAAGAATGTCGAGTTTCACCTTAATATCTTCTCAGACACAGCACTTGTTGGCTTCTATGCTGTCGGATAAGGAGTTCACCGAGAACTACATAAAGACCAACAGAGAGAGgctgaggaagaggaaccaAATGATCATTGAAGGGTTGAGAAGTGCGGGGATTGAGTGCTTGAAGGGGAATGCAGGGTTGTTTTGCTGGATGAATCTAAGTCCACTTTTGGAGAAGAATAAGCCAAAAGGAAGGGAAGGTGAATTGGAGCTTTGGAATGCTATTCTGCATCAAGTTAAGCTCAATATCTCTCCAGGCTCTTCTTGCCATTGTTCTGAACCAGGTTGGTTCAGGGTCTGCTTTGCAAACATGAGTGAGCAAACGCTGGAAATTGCATTGCAAAGAATACGTCACTTCGTGGAACGAATAAGGACAGAAAAAGTCTTTTTTTGA
- the LOC114407356 gene encoding probable phospholipase A2 homolog 1: MSRAAASFGILLCLFLAAAAVVNCSDQANCSTTCIAEQCDTIGIKYGKYCGVGYWGCAGEKPCDDLDACCMAHDDCVDKFGMTHVKCHKKLKNCLTRELKSGKVGFSKECPYSRAAPTMIRGMDLAILLSQLGDSVPH, from the exons ATGTCACGCGCCGCTGCTTCATTCGGAATTCTCCTCTGTCTGTTCCTTGCCGCCGCCGCCGTCGTCAACTGCTCCGATCAGGCAAACTGCAGCACCACATGCATTGCGGAGCAATGCGACA cTATTGGAATCAAATATGGCAAGTATTGCGGGGTGGGGTACTGGGGTTGTGCTGGCGAGAAACCATGCGATGATCTTGATGCTTGCTGCATGGCCCATGACGACTGCGTTGACAAATTCG GAATGACTCATGTGAAATGTCATAAGAAATTAAAGAATTGCCTAACCAGGGAACTGAAATCTGGTAAGGTTGGATTTTCCAAGGAGTGTCCCTACAGCAGAGCTGCACCTACGATGATAAGAGGCATGGACTTGGCCATCTTGCTAAGCCAATTGGGTGACTCCGTTCCTCATTAA